In Jeotgalibaca arthritidis, a single genomic region encodes these proteins:
- a CDS encoding DEAD/DEAH box helicase family protein, giving the protein MATKIQSYAQLAEDTAKSLTRSLADWTGFLTTVGRLYKYPYHDQLMIYAQRPDATGCAEYDLWNNTMNRYVRRGSKGIALLDSAGDTLRLRYVFDVSDTSNRENSRYPYLWDMKEHHKEPILDMLKDKYNLEENNFFDAFYKIARNMSKEYYDNHKIDVGYLIENSFLEEYDEDNLQKAFEDAVTVSTAYTLMKRCGLDTDEYFEHEDFLPVFNFNTADSVALLGTAVSEQSEEILREIAITIIKSERERSEEYERNNLQKERGLSDTQHPIDRAEGQEETDSTRQIRKNEETISSGTQETIIPFPTPSGETVPSSAGDRQDGKQTDGTNNEGLKESTDSDSTGQDETADGMGGIHEQPEGTSRGNYTGGTNIQLSLFPTEQEQIQRIAGKERINNTFAYSAFSMQQNQIDSILRTGSNKNNSLLRIVSFYQKEKSLEEKADFLQKEYQGGKGLYIEEQKLSIWFHDDGIHMAKGETALYSNSKQVISWTEVAERIEELLRDGQYVPQDILDKAGAYERQEIAQRLWYLHQDFSDKARNKFFDEEIFKGGFPSSTNHITQLLGDPKERETIIDILKQFNSTYEQDPIILRFHFHKPQRLLSNLMNLDLPRREFSSNLANIDDFTMFITQDEVDKEFTSGSGVQNGKYRIYEYFTQAHSPKEKADFLKQEYGTGGRSHALSGADNSNQMHDAKGIVYSRRDGDDKLLLNWDKVAKRIDYLISIDRYMTAGEKERFEERQREKAGIIERPPVSDTRDTIERPIDSGPTTIPIVNSEESLKQEETTQEMAQDITEEIIPIPYSKGDTVYLENGTPFLIEEITDYRITLRDPSLLYPILRAESRESFLQLLERYPQSEVSGEKAENFRITDEYLGEGSKREKIAGNINAITTLQTIEKEQRPATKEGQEILSHYVGWGGLSEVFDKDNNSFSNEYAQLKSLLSEDEYSMARASTLNAHYTSPLVIKAIYDVVDRMGFTTGNILEPACGIGNFFGMLPDKMQNSNLYGIELDSITGRIAKQLYPKAHISISGFEKTELPDSFFDLAIGNVPFGNYKLSEKKYDNLNFLIHDHFFAKTLDKVRPGGVVAFITSKGTMDKQSPDVRRYLAQRAELLGAIRLPNNAFKNAGTEVTSDIIFLQKRDRLIDIDRDWIHLNTNEDDIVLNNYFVDNPEMILGRMEMKSGPFGMESTCIPLPNADLAEQLNLAIQNIEGSIREMELPDMEVGTNNSIPADPTVKNFSYTLVDGEVYYRENSRMVKPNTNETAKERIKGMIGLRECVDNLIYYQLEDYSEETIKGEQETLNRLYDNFTAKYGLINSRGNSLAFSDDNSYYLLCSLEDIDENGNLKAKADMFTKRTIKKRMTVHSVDTASEALALSIAEKARVDIDYMGKLTGLTEEDLANDLRGVIFPLPTPLDSQSSINYVTADEYLSGNVREKLHTAKLAAQSSDMFKPNVEALEAAQPKDLDASEIDVRLGATWIDKEYIQQFMYELFDTPYRFQGEVEVKYAPFTAEWNISNKNAVGYNNVAAYVTYGTDRANAYKILEDSLNLRDVRIYDTITDADGKEKRVLNKDATTLAQQKQQAIKDEFQDWIWKDADRRQTLVKTYNEKFNSIRPREYDGKHINFVGMNPEITLRPHQVDAIAHILYGDNVLLAHEVGAGKTFEMVAAAMESKRLGLCQKPLFVVPNHLTEQWASEFLRLYPATNILVATKKDFETRNRKKFCARISTGEYDAVIIGHSQFERIPMSIERQERLLREQIDEILEGIEEVKASGGEHFTVKQLERTKKGLEQRLEKLQSQERKDDVVTFEQLGVDRLYVDEAHNYKNLFLYTKMRNVAGLSTTDAKKSSDMFMKCRYMDELTGGKGIVFATGTPVSNSMTVRP; this is encoded by the coding sequence ATGGCAACTAAAATACAAAGCTATGCACAATTGGCAGAAGATACAGCTAAAAGCTTAACTAGAAGCCTTGCAGACTGGACAGGTTTTCTGACCACTGTGGGAAGGCTATATAAATATCCTTATCATGACCAGCTCATGATTTATGCACAAAGACCTGATGCTACGGGTTGTGCAGAGTATGACCTGTGGAACAATACCATGAATAGATATGTACGCCGTGGCTCAAAGGGAATTGCATTACTTGACTCCGCTGGAGATACCCTTAGATTAAGATATGTTTTTGATGTTTCTGATACAAGTAATAGAGAAAATTCTCGCTATCCTTATCTGTGGGACATGAAAGAACATCACAAAGAGCCGATTTTAGATATGCTAAAGGATAAGTATAATTTAGAGGAAAATAATTTTTTTGATGCTTTTTATAAGATTGCAAGAAATATGTCCAAGGAGTATTATGATAATCATAAAATAGATGTAGGCTATCTCATAGAAAACAGCTTTTTAGAAGAATATGATGAGGACAATCTACAAAAGGCTTTTGAAGATGCAGTAACTGTCAGCACTGCATATACCTTAATGAAAAGATGTGGATTGGATACTGATGAATACTTTGAACATGAGGATTTTTTACCAGTCTTTAATTTTAATACTGCTGATAGCGTAGCTCTATTAGGTACAGCAGTTAGTGAACAATCAGAGGAGATACTTAGAGAAATAGCTATTACCATTATTAAATCAGAACGTGAAAGGAGCGAGGAATATGAACGAAATAACTTACAAAAGGAACGGGGATTATCTGATACCCAACATCCAATTGACAGAGCAGAAGGACAAGAAGAAACAGATTCCACTAGGCAAATACGGAAGAATGAGGAAACAATATCTTCAGGAACACAGGAAACCATTATTCCATTCCCTACTCCTAGCGGAGAAACTGTTCCTTCATCTGCTGGAGATAGACAAGACGGCAAACAGACGGATGGAACAAATAATGAAGGACTTAAAGAAAGCACAGACTCAGACTCCACCGGACAAGATGAAACAGCAGATGGAATGGGTGGGATACATGAACAACCTGAAGGCACAAGCAGAGGAAATTATACTGGCGGAACTAATATACAGCTAAGTCTTTTCCCCACAGAACAAGAACAGATACAAAGAATAGCGGGGAAGGAAAGGATTAATAACACTTTTGCTTACTCCGCTTTTTCTATGCAACAAAATCAGATTGACTCTATATTAAGGACAGGAAGTAATAAAAATAATAGCTTACTAAGGATAGTTTCATTCTATCAAAAGGAAAAATCACTAGAAGAAAAGGCCGATTTTTTACAAAAAGAATACCAAGGTGGAAAAGGACTTTATATAGAAGAGCAAAAGCTATCTATATGGTTTCATGATGATGGTATTCATATGGCTAAGGGAGAAACTGCTCTTTATTCTAATTCAAAGCAAGTAATTAGTTGGACGGAAGTTGCCGAAAGGATTGAAGAACTTTTAAGAGATGGACAATATGTACCACAGGATATATTAGACAAGGCAGGAGCCTATGAAAGACAAGAGATTGCACAAAGGCTTTGGTATCTTCATCAGGATTTTTCTGATAAGGCAAGAAATAAATTTTTTGATGAAGAAATATTTAAAGGTGGCTTTCCAAGTTCCACTAATCATATAACACAGTTATTAGGTGATCCCAAGGAAAGAGAAACAATAATTGATATATTAAAACAGTTTAACTCTACTTATGAACAAGACCCTATAATCCTACGTTTTCACTTTCATAAACCACAAAGGCTACTCTCTAATTTGATGAATTTAGATTTACCAAGACGAGAATTTTCCTCTAACCTTGCTAATATTGATGATTTTACCATGTTCATCACACAGGACGAAGTAGACAAGGAATTTACAAGTGGAAGTGGTGTTCAAAATGGAAAATACCGTATTTATGAATATTTCACACAAGCACACAGTCCAAAAGAAAAAGCTGATTTCTTAAAACAAGAGTATGGTACAGGAGGCAGAAGTCATGCTCTTTCAGGAGCAGATAACAGTAATCAAATGCACGATGCAAAGGGCATTGTATATAGCCGTAGGGATGGGGATGATAAATTACTTTTAAACTGGGATAAAGTTGCCAAACGAATTGACTATCTTATTTCCATTGACCGCTATATGACTGCTGGAGAAAAGGAAAGGTTTGAAGAAAGACAGCGTGAAAAGGCTGGAATTATAGAAAGACCACCTGTTTCTGATACAAGAGATACTATAGAACGACCTATTGACTCCGGCCCCACTACTATCCCCATAGTAAATTCGGAGGAAAGTTTAAAACAAGAAGAAACAACTCAAGAAATGGCACAGGATATTACAGAAGAAATTATCCCTATTCCCTATAGTAAAGGTGATACCGTATATCTAGAAAATGGTACGCCTTTTTTAATTGAAGAAATCACGGATTATCGAATTACACTTCGTGATCCATCTTTGCTATATCCTATACTTAGGGCAGAAAGCAGAGAAAGTTTCTTACAACTATTAGAGCGTTATCCTCAATCAGAAGTATCAGGGGAAAAAGCTGAAAACTTTCGTATCACTGATGAGTATCTGGGTGAGGGGAGTAAAAGAGAAAAAATTGCAGGAAATATAAATGCCATTACTACCTTGCAGACCATAGAAAAAGAACAAAGACCTGCAACGAAAGAAGGACAAGAAATTCTATCTCACTATGTAGGTTGGGGTGGTTTATCTGAAGTCTTTGATAAGGACAACAATAGTTTCAGTAACGAGTATGCACAGTTAAAATCCTTACTATCCGAAGATGAGTACAGTATGGCAAGAGCATCTACCTTAAATGCCCACTATACAAGCCCCCTAGTTATTAAGGCTATTTATGATGTAGTAGATAGGATGGGATTTACTACAGGTAATATATTAGAGCCTGCCTGTGGAATTGGAAATTTCTTTGGTATGCTCCCCGATAAAATGCAAAATTCTAATCTATACGGTATTGAATTAGATAGTATTACAGGTAGAATTGCAAAACAGCTTTACCCCAAAGCTCATATATCTATATCTGGATTTGAAAAAACAGAGTTACCTGATAGCTTTTTTGATCTTGCTATTGGCAATGTACCCTTTGGAAATTACAAATTAAGTGAGAAAAAATATGATAATCTTAACTTCCTTATTCACGACCATTTCTTTGCAAAAACCTTAGATAAAGTCCGTCCCGGAGGGGTAGTTGCCTTTATTACCTCAAAGGGAACAATGGATAAGCAAAGCCCAGATGTTCGCCGATATCTTGCACAGAGAGCTGAATTACTTGGTGCAATTAGACTTCCTAACAATGCCTTTAAAAATGCAGGGACAGAGGTTACAAGTGATATTATCTTTCTGCAAAAGCGGGACAGACTCATTGATATAGATAGGGATTGGATTCATCTTAATACTAATGAGGACGATATTGTCCTAAACAATTATTTTGTAGATAATCCTGAAATGATTTTAGGAAGGATGGAGATGAAAAGTGGTCCCTTTGGTATGGAAAGCACTTGCATACCCCTTCCCAATGCTGACCTTGCAGAGCAGTTAAATCTAGCTATTCAAAATATTGAAGGAAGTATAAGAGAAATGGAACTACCTGATATGGAGGTGGGTACAAATAATTCTATCCCTGCTGACCCTACAGTTAAAAACTTCTCCTATACCCTTGTAGACGGGGAAGTATATTACCGTGAGAACTCTCGTATGGTAAAACCAAATACTAATGAAACTGCAAAAGAAAGAATTAAAGGAATGATAGGGCTTAGGGAGTGTGTAGATAATCTTATTTACTATCAACTGGAGGATTATAGTGAGGAAACCATTAAAGGGGAACAGGAAACCCTAAATCGGCTTTATGATAACTTTACTGCAAAATATGGACTCATCAATAGTCGTGGCAACAGCCTTGCCTTTAGTGATGACAACTCTTACTATCTCCTTTGCTCCCTTGAAGATATAGATGAAAACGGCAATCTAAAAGCCAAAGCCGATATGTTTACCAAGCGTACCATTAAAAAGCGCATGACAGTCCATTCTGTAGATACTGCAAGTGAGGCATTGGCACTATCCATAGCTGAAAAAGCAAGGGTAGATATAGATTATATGGGTAAGCTGACTGGACTTACTGAGGAAGACCTTGCCAATGATTTAAGAGGTGTAATATTTCCTTTGCCTACTCCTCTTGATAGCCAAAGTTCCATAAACTATGTTACAGCAGATGAATATCTTTCTGGTAATGTAAGAGAAAAGCTTCATACTGCAAAGCTGGCAGCACAATCTTCAGATATGTTCAAACCTAATGTGGAGGCTTTAGAAGCTGCACAGCCAAAGGATTTAGATGCCTCTGAAATAGATGTCCGTCTTGGTGCTACTTGGATTGATAAGGAATATATTCAGCAGTTTATGTATGAGTTATTTGATACCCCTTATAGATTTCAGGGAGAGGTAGAAGTTAAATATGCTCCTTTTACTGCTGAATGGAATATAAGCAATAAAAATGCCGTTGGATATAATAATGTGGCCGCATATGTTACTTATGGAACAGATCGTGCCAACGCTTATAAAATTTTAGAAGATAGTTTAAATCTTAGAGATGTTCGTATTTATGACACTATTACCGATGCTGATGGCAAGGAAAAGCGTGTACTAAATAAGGATGCCACCACCTTGGCACAACAAAAACAACAAGCTATTAAGGATGAATTTCAGGATTGGATTTGGAAGGATGCAGATAGACGGCAGACCTTAGTAAAAACCTACAATGAAAAGTTTAACTCTATCCGTCCCCGTGAATACGATGGAAAGCATATTAATTTTGTAGGTATGAATCCTGAAATCACATTAAGACCCCATCAAGTAGATGCCATTGCCCATATTCTTTATGGAGATAATGTTCTCCTTGCCCATGAAGTAGGTGCAGGAAAAACCTTTGAAATGGTAGCTGCTGCTATGGAAAGTAAAAGGTTAGGACTCTGCCAAAAACCACTCTTTGTTGTACCCAATCATTTAACAGAACAATGGGCAAGTGAATTTCTAAGACTTTACCCTGCCACTAATATTTTAGTGGCCACAAAAAAAGATTTTGAAACAAGGAATAGAAAGAAGTTTTGTGCCAGAATTTCTACAGGTGAATATGATGCAGTAATCATTGGACACAGCCAATTTGAGCGTATCCCTATGTCCATTGAAAGGCAGGAACGCCTACTTCGTGAACAGATTGATGAAATCTTAGAAGGAATTGAAGAAGTAAAAGCAAGTGGCGGTGAACACTTTACTGTTAAACAGTTGGAAAGAACAAAAAAAGGCTTGGAGCAAAGGCTGGAAAAATTACAATCCCAAGAAAGAAAAGATGATGTTGTAACCTTTGAACAATTGGGTGTTGATAGGCTATATGTAGATGAGGCACATAATTACAAGAATCTATTTTTATATACTAAAATGCGTAATGTAGCAGGACTATCCACCACTGACGCTAAAAAATCTAGTGATATGTTTATGAAATGCCGTTATATGGATGAGTTAACAGGTGGTAAGGGTATTGTATTTGCTACAGGTACTCCAGTTTCAAACTCCATGACTGTGCGCCCATAA
- a CDS encoding transposon-transfer assisting family protein yields the protein MDRFTIEETNLICIYNTGTREGLLDELSEMRTHLEEDETELIELTKSVMDKISAMSDGAFDGIIPRLVGNFEQVNKPIVVD from the coding sequence ATGGATAGATTTACGATAGAAGAAACAAATTTAATATGTATCTACAATACAGGTACAAGGGAAGGCTTGCTTGATGAGCTATCTGAAATGCGGACACATTTAGAAGAGGATGAAACGGAACTTATAGAACTTACAAAGTCAGTTATGGATAAGATAAGTGCTATGAGTGATGGTGCTTTTGATGGGATTATACCGAGACTTGTTGGTAACTTTGAGCAGGTTAATAAACCTATAGTAGTTGATTAG
- a CDS encoding DUF4316 domain-containing protein has product MTPSTEDINITRRLKETGNLLGIKVLDHLIINGINQNKVYSFKAKGVLEAVETYGINVSQSVEEGESDFMMPIQEHSYPMPDPNISISDRNSYGYLDDEMLPLSKGRATELFEKDLPVFLLYEDDSEAIAFDLKDINNHNGIFGIELINWVDQQNYLETAEKSVEQNYNQIDGVINNKPTVEELEQTVKAGDNISLLDLANAVKAEREEKKTSVVKQLKTKPPIDKEKQKKLTQIGTEMER; this is encoded by the coding sequence ATTACTCCAAGTACAGAGGACATTAATATTACAAGAAGGCTAAAAGAAACAGGTAATCTTTTAGGTATCAAAGTTTTAGACCATTTGATTATCAATGGCATTAATCAGAATAAGGTATATTCCTTTAAGGCAAAGGGAGTACTAGAAGCAGTAGAAACTTATGGTATCAATGTATCCCAATCAGTAGAGGAAGGAGAATCTGATTTTATGATGCCTATACAGGAGCATAGCTATCCCATGCCTGATCCTAACATAAGTATTTCAGACAGAAACTCCTACGGATATTTAGATGATGAGATGCTACCACTATCAAAAGGAAGAGCCACAGAATTATTTGAGAAGGATTTACCTGTATTTCTACTTTATGAAGATGATTCTGAGGCAATTGCTTTTGACTTGAAGGATATAAATAATCACAATGGTATCTTTGGGATTGAGCTTATCAATTGGGTAGACCAACAAAATTATTTAGAAACTGCTGAGAAATCAGTAGAGCAAAACTATAACCAAATAGATGGTGTGATTAACAACAAGCCTACAGTAGAGGAATTGGAGCAGACTGTAAAAGCAGGTGATAATATTTCATTATTGGATCTTGCAAATGCAGTAAAGGCAGAAAGAGAAGAAAAGAAAACTTCTGTAGTAAAACAACTTAAAACAAAACCACCTATAGATAAAGAAAAGCAGAAAAAACTAACTCAAATAGGTACAGAAATGGAGCGATGA
- a CDS encoding DUF6262 family protein, whose amino-acid sequence MDKQVRNTTEIVRLAKQKSQKTREKVDKAISKFSIEGKAINFNSIAKEANVSKSWLYKEHDIRQRIESLRERQITSNVVSKPKKSSRSEEILIKTLKRRVMELEKENKKLQNQIQKLYGDLYNKE is encoded by the coding sequence ATGGATAAACAAGTTAGAAATACAACAGAAATTGTACGTTTGGCGAAGCAGAAATCACAAAAGACAAGGGAAAAAGTAGACAAAGCGATTTCTAAATTTTCGATTGAAGGTAAAGCTATTAATTTTAATTCAATAGCAAAGGAAGCTAATGTTTCTAAATCATGGCTTTATAAGGAACACGATATTAGGCAAAGAATAGAATCCCTTCGTGAGCGTCAAATAACATCAAATGTAGTCTCAAAACCCAAGAAAAGTTCTCGTTCGGAGGAAATCCTTATTAAAACCTTAAAAAGAAGAGTTATGGAATTAGAAAAAGAAAATAAAAAATTACAGAACCAAATTCAAAAATTATATGGAGATCTGTATAATAAAGAGTAG
- a CDS encoding trimethoprim-resistant dihydrofolate reductase DfrK — protein MKVSLIAAMDKNRVLGKENDIPWRIPKDWEYVKNTTKGYPIILGRKNLESIGRALPGRRNIILTRDKGFSFNGCEIVHSIEDVFEICNNEEEIFIFGGEQIYNLFLPYVEKMYITKIHYEFEGDTFFPEVNYEEWSEVSVTQGITDEKNPYTYYFHIYERKAY, from the coding sequence ATGAAAGTTTCTTTAATTGCTGCGATGGATAAGAATAGGGTATTAGGTAAAGAGAATGACATACCTTGGAGAATCCCAAAGGATTGGGAGTATGTTAAAAATACTACAAAGGGATATCCAATTATATTAGGAAGGAAGAATCTTGAATCAATCGGAAGAGCATTACCTGGAAGAAGAAATATTATTCTGACAAGAGATAAGGGTTTCAGCTTTAATGGTTGTGAAATTGTCCATTCAATAGAAGATGTTTTTGAGATATGTAATAACGAAGAGGAAATTTTCATTTTCGGGGGAGAACAAATTTATAATTTGTTTCTACCATATGTTGAGAAAATGTACATTACAAAAATTCATTACGAATTTGAAGGAGATACATTCTTTCCAGAAGTGAATTATGAAGAGTGGAGCGAAGTATCTGTTACACAAGGAATAACAGATGAAAAAAATCCTTATACATACTATTTTCATATTTATGAACGAAAAGCTTATTGA
- a CDS encoding reverse transcriptase/maturase family protein, which produces MRSPENVLKSLSEQATKENYRFERLYRNLYNPEFYLLAYQNIAISQGSMTAGSDGLTLDGMSMERIENIIARLKDHSYQPNPARRVYIAKKNSKKKRPLGIPSTDDKLIQEVIRMILEAIYEPTFSNNSHGFRPNRSCHTALREVVTIFTGAKWIIEGDIKACFDSFDHHVTVNLLRRRIDDEAFISLMWKFLRAGYMEQWIYHTTYSGSPQGSGMSPIISNIYLHELDIFMEELKNEFDMGETRKRKVHEDHEKVRWAYRKSKKNLENNRNEENIKTFKEARKTMLSTPHLDEMDNSFKRIQYNRYADDFLISITGSKEDAQKIKELVRVFLQDTLKLTMSEEKTHITHSSKMVRYLGYDIRVSRSQDFKRTKKGLQRVWYGKVQLYVPKEKWISKLHEYKALKIKKDGNGKEIWKPIHRGALMPLDEVAIISKYNSEIRGLYNYYRMAINACNLGKFHSIMRGSCLKTLAAKYNSSVMKMYTKYRSKNADFGANYKTKSGIKRCEFYNDGFKRDKSDAPQFADIMPQYRVQIRPNSLAGRLKSGVCEACGANSIKVYMHHVKRMKDLNADNKFELLMIEKRRKSLALCPKCYEEVKKKIT; this is translated from the coding sequence ATGAGAAGTCCCGAAAATGTATTGAAAAGTTTAAGTGAACAAGCAACAAAAGAAAACTATAGGTTTGAAAGGTTATATCGCAACCTATATAATCCAGAATTCTATCTACTTGCATATCAAAATATTGCTATCTCACAGGGTAGTATGACAGCAGGGTCAGATGGACTTACTCTTGATGGTATGAGCATGGAGCGTATTGAAAATATTATTGCAAGATTAAAAGACCACTCATACCAACCAAACCCAGCAAGGCGTGTCTACATTGCAAAGAAAAATAGCAAGAAAAAACGACCTTTGGGTATTCCGTCAACTGATGACAAGCTAATACAAGAAGTCATCAGAATGATATTAGAAGCAATCTATGAACCAACGTTTTCTAATAACTCACATGGTTTTAGACCTAACCGAAGTTGTCATACGGCATTAAGAGAGGTTGTTACAATTTTTACTGGTGCTAAATGGATAATTGAGGGTGATATTAAGGCTTGTTTCGATAGTTTTGACCACCATGTAACCGTAAATCTTCTAAGAAGACGCATTGATGATGAGGCATTTATATCTCTAATGTGGAAATTTCTAAGAGCAGGATATATGGAGCAATGGATATACCATACGACATACTCTGGCTCTCCACAAGGGTCGGGCATGAGTCCGATAATATCAAATATATATTTACATGAGCTTGATATATTTATGGAAGAGCTGAAAAATGAATTCGATATGGGAGAAACAAGAAAGCGCAAGGTACACGAAGACCATGAGAAAGTCCGTTGGGCTTATAGAAAATCAAAGAAAAACTTAGAAAATAATCGTAATGAGGAAAATATAAAGACATTTAAAGAAGCTCGAAAAACTATGTTGTCTACTCCACATTTAGATGAAATGGATAATAGTTTTAAGCGTATACAATACAACCGTTATGCTGATGATTTTTTAATTTCCATAACAGGTTCAAAAGAAGACGCACAAAAAATAAAAGAGTTAGTAAGAGTGTTTTTACAAGATACCCTCAAGCTTACGATGTCAGAAGAAAAGACTCATATTACCCACTCCTCTAAAATGGTGCGATATCTAGGTTACGATATTAGAGTATCTAGGAGTCAAGATTTTAAACGCACCAAGAAAGGATTACAACGTGTATGGTATGGGAAGGTACAACTATATGTACCTAAAGAAAAATGGATTTCTAAGTTGCACGAATACAAGGCTTTGAAAATCAAAAAAGACGGAAATGGTAAAGAAATCTGGAAACCAATTCATAGGGGTGCATTAATGCCCTTGGATGAAGTTGCAATCATCAGTAAATATAATTCAGAAATCAGAGGACTATACAATTATTATCGCATGGCAATCAATGCTTGCAACTTAGGTAAATTTCATTCTATTATGCGTGGAAGTTGTCTAAAAACATTGGCTGCTAAATACAACTCATCTGTTATGAAAATGTATACAAAATATCGCAGTAAAAATGCAGACTTTGGTGCTAATTATAAGACAAAAAGTGGAATAAAACGCTGTGAGTTTTATAATGATGGATTTAAAAGGGATAAAAGTGATGCCCCACAATTTGCCGATATAATGCCACAATACAGAGTCCAAATAAGACCTAACAGTCTTGCTGGTAGGCTTAAAAGTGGTGTTTGTGAAGCTTGTGGAGCAAACTCTATCAAAGTATATATGCACCATGTAAAACGTATGAAAGACTTAAATGCTGATAATAAATTTGAATTGTTGATGATTGAAAAAAGACGGAAATCTTTGGCTTTATGCCCAAAATGTTATGAAGAAGTAAAGAAAAAAATCACTTAA